One segment of Actinomycetota bacterium DNA contains the following:
- a CDS encoding hydrogenase expression protein HypE, which yields MAAAARRGRAAPPAEAEAPVVHILWMNGGLSCDGDSVALTAATQPSIEEIVLGALPGLPQLAVHWPLIDFECGPQEGADTFIEWFYKAERGEIDPFVLVVEGSIPNEAIKSEGYWCGFGNNFETGQPMTTSEWLDRLAPKALAIVAVGTCATYGGMHAMAGNPTGAMGVPDYLGWGWRSKAGLPVVCIPGCPAHGDNMSETFLYLLYMATGQAPIIPLDEALRPRWLFGATVHEGCDRAGYYEQGDFATEYGSPKCLVKLGCWGPVVKCNVPKRGWINGVGGCPNVGGICIGCTMPGFPDKFMPFMDEPPGAKVSTAASGAYGAVIRGLRSFTMKTTDTEPSWRKPGPDLLTGATKTWS from the coding sequence ATGGCAGCAGCGGCAAGGCGTGGCAGGGCAGCCCCACCGGCTGAGGCAGAAGCGCCCGTCGTACACATCCTCTGGATGAACGGGGGGCTCTCCTGCGACGGTGACTCGGTGGCGCTCACCGCAGCGACACAGCCGAGCATCGAGGAGATCGTTCTAGGTGCACTCCCCGGGCTTCCCCAGCTGGCAGTGCACTGGCCGCTGATCGATTTCGAGTGTGGACCCCAGGAAGGGGCCGACACATTCATCGAGTGGTTCTACAAGGCGGAGCGTGGCGAGATCGACCCCTTCGTGCTCGTGGTGGAGGGCTCCATCCCCAACGAGGCCATCAAGTCCGAGGGCTACTGGTGCGGGTTCGGCAACAACTTCGAGACCGGCCAGCCCATGACCACCAGCGAATGGCTGGACCGCCTGGCTCCCAAGGCCCTCGCCATCGTGGCGGTCGGCACCTGCGCCACCTACGGCGGCATGCACGCCATGGCCGGCAACCCCACGGGCGCCATGGGCGTCCCCGACTACCTGGGCTGGGGCTGGCGCTCCAAGGCGGGCCTTCCCGTCGTCTGCATCCCGGGTTGCCCGGCGCACGGCGACAACATGTCCGAAACATTCCTGTACCTGCTGTACATGGCCACCGGCCAGGCCCCCATCATCCCGCTGGACGAAGCCCTTCGTCCCCGCTGGCTGTTCGGCGCCACCGTGCACGAGGGCTGCGACCGTGCCGGCTACTACGAGCAGGGTGACTTCGCCACCGAGTACGGCTCACCGAAGTGCCTGGTGAAACTGGGCTGCTGGGGCCCGGTGGTCAAGTGCAACGTCCCGAAGCGGGGCTGGATCAACGGCGTGGGCGGCTGCCCGAACGTCGGCGGCATCTGCATCGGGTGCACCATGCCGGGCTTCCCCGACAAGTTCATGCCGTTCATGGACGAGCCCCCGGGCGCCAAGGTGTCCACCGCGGCCAGTGGGGCCTACGGCGCAGTCATCCGTGGGCTGCGCAGCTTCACCATGAAGACCACCGACACCGAGCCGTCGTGGCGCAAGCCGGGTCCCGACCTGCTCACCGGCGCAACCAAGACCTGGTCGTAG
- a CDS encoding NifU family protein produces MASGQGNGHSNVRQVGDRIEVLLGELRSSASPEVSTKVEEVVGLLVELYGAGLERILEVVNEDQDVATPLLKRFTDDKFIESLLVLHGIHPVDVDTRIETALDQARPYLGSHAGGVQYLGVDEQGVAHLKLEGSCHGCPSSTVTVKLTLEQAIAEAAPEVLRVEVEGVAEAPTGPSQNLLQIQTRPGGPVDATAADAASAWLPIDAVGLLPGEKRVQVVEGMEVFICSAVGNLYAYRNACASCGASLKDAALLDEALRCSRCGTLYNVRLAGRSVHSSDSSVVHLDPLPLLQDQHEWKVAIPPGARSVVRS; encoded by the coding sequence ATGGCCTCGGGTCAAGGTAACGGTCACAGCAACGTTCGCCAGGTTGGGGACCGCATCGAAGTGCTGCTGGGCGAGCTCCGCTCGTCGGCGTCGCCCGAGGTCTCTACCAAGGTCGAGGAGGTCGTCGGCCTCCTTGTCGAGCTCTACGGGGCCGGGCTGGAGCGGATCCTCGAGGTCGTAAACGAGGACCAGGATGTGGCCACCCCGCTGCTGAAGCGCTTCACCGACGACAAGTTCATCGAGAGCCTCCTGGTGCTGCACGGCATCCACCCGGTGGACGTCGACACCCGGATCGAAACGGCCCTCGACCAGGCCCGGCCCTACCTCGGGTCGCACGCCGGCGGCGTCCAGTACCTGGGCGTCGACGAGCAGGGGGTCGCCCACCTGAAGCTCGAAGGAAGCTGCCACGGCTGCCCGTCTTCGACGGTCACGGTGAAGCTGACGCTCGAGCAAGCCATCGCCGAGGCCGCTCCGGAAGTGCTCCGGGTGGAGGTCGAGGGCGTGGCCGAGGCCCCTACCGGGCCGAGCCAAAATTTGCTGCAGATCCAGACCCGCCCGGGCGGCCCCGTCGATGCCACCGCCGCCGACGCGGCCAGCGCCTGGCTTCCCATCGACGCCGTCGGGCTGCTGCCCGGCGAGAAACGGGTGCAGGTGGTGGAGGGCATGGAGGTCTTCATCTGCTCGGCGGTGGGCAACCTCTACGCCTACCGCAACGCGTGCGCCTCGTGCGGCGCGTCGCTGAAGGACGCCGCCCTGCTGGATGAAGCCTTGCGCTGCTCACGCTGCGGCACGCTCTACAACGTGCGCCTCGCCGGGCGCAGCGTGCACTCCTCAGACAGCTCGGTGGTCCACCTCGACCCGCTGCCGCTCCTGCAGGACCAGCACGAGTGGAAGGTCGCCATCCCGCCGGGCGCCCGCTCGGTGGTCCGCTCCTGA
- a CDS encoding nickel-dependent hydrogenase large subunit translates to MAKGDVVEMVWDPVTRIVGSLGIYTKIDFSQGKVLECYSTSSIFRGYSIFMKGKDPRDAHFITSRICGICGDNHCAVSCYNQQMAYGIHPPAMGEWIVNLGEAAEYMFDHNIFQENLVGVDYCEKMVAETNPGVLELANKTESPHAAEHGYRTIGDIMRSLNPLSGEFYREALHVSRYTREMFCLMEGRHVHPSTLYPGGVGTVPTIQLFMDYLTRLMRYLEFMKKVVPIHDDLFDFFYEAIPGYEEVGRRRVLLGCWGSLQDPNVCDFKYENMSTWGDACFVTPGVVVDGKLVTHDLVKINLGLRILLGSSYYEDWEGKEVFVKNDPLGNPVDVRHPWNQHTIPRPQKRDFTDKYSWTMSPRWFDGKDYLALDTGGGPLARLWPTALAGLVNTPYVKSTGHSITIDFPKTATKGPAHFEWVIPEWSNALERNRARTYFQAYSAGLALYFVEEALKELRAGHTQTWTPFKVPDEAISCGFTEAVRGVLSHHMVIRGGKIANYHPYPPTPWNGSVRDIYGTPGPYEDAVQNTPIFEENEPENFKGIDIMRAVRSFDPCLPCGVHMYLGGGAGKGKVVRRMHSPTVLPLER, encoded by the coding sequence ATGGCAAAAGGCGATGTCGTCGAGATGGTGTGGGACCCAGTAACCCGGATCGTGGGGAGCCTGGGCATCTACACCAAGATCGACTTCTCCCAAGGCAAGGTGCTGGAGTGCTACAGCACTTCATCCATCTTCCGTGGCTACAGCATCTTCATGAAGGGCAAGGACCCTCGGGACGCCCACTTCATCACCAGCCGCATCTGCGGCATCTGTGGTGACAACCACTGCGCGGTGTCCTGCTACAACCAGCAGATGGCCTACGGGATCCACCCCCCGGCCATGGGCGAGTGGATCGTCAACCTGGGCGAGGCCGCGGAGTACATGTTCGACCACAACATCTTCCAGGAGAACCTGGTGGGTGTGGACTACTGCGAGAAGATGGTCGCCGAGACCAACCCCGGCGTCCTGGAGTTGGCCAACAAGACCGAGTCCCCCCACGCCGCCGAGCACGGCTACCGCACCATCGGCGACATCATGCGGTCCCTGAACCCGCTCTCGGGCGAGTTCTACCGGGAGGCCCTGCACGTCAGCCGGTACACCCGGGAGATGTTCTGCCTCATGGAAGGGCGCCACGTCCACCCCTCCACCCTGTACCCCGGAGGCGTCGGCACCGTCCCGACCATCCAGCTGTTCATGGACTACCTCACCCGCCTCATGCGCTACCTCGAGTTCATGAAGAAGGTCGTGCCAATCCACGACGACCTCTTCGACTTCTTCTACGAGGCGATCCCGGGCTACGAGGAAGTCGGCCGGCGGCGCGTGCTGCTGGGCTGCTGGGGCTCCCTCCAGGACCCGAACGTCTGTGACTTCAAGTACGAGAACATGTCCACCTGGGGCGACGCGTGCTTCGTCACCCCCGGCGTCGTGGTCGACGGCAAGCTCGTCACCCACGACCTCGTGAAGATCAACCTGGGCCTGCGCATCCTCCTCGGCTCCTCGTACTACGAGGATTGGGAAGGCAAGGAGGTCTTCGTCAAGAACGACCCCCTGGGCAACCCGGTGGACGTCCGTCACCCGTGGAACCAGCACACCATCCCGAGGCCGCAGAAGCGCGACTTCACCGACAAGTACAGCTGGACCATGTCGCCCCGCTGGTTCGACGGCAAGGACTACCTCGCCCTCGACACCGGTGGTGGCCCCCTGGCCCGCCTGTGGCCGACCGCCCTCGCCGGGCTGGTCAACACGCCCTACGTCAAGTCGACCGGGCACAGCATCACCATCGACTTCCCGAAGACCGCGACCAAGGGCCCGGCCCACTTCGAGTGGGTCATCCCCGAGTGGTCCAACGCCCTCGAGCGCAACCGGGCTCGGACCTACTTCCAGGCCTACTCTGCCGGCCTGGCGCTGTACTTCGTTGAGGAAGCCCTGAAGGAGCTCCGGGCTGGTCACACCCAGACCTGGACCCCGTTCAAGGTGCCGGACGAGGCCATCTCCTGCGGGTTCACCGAGGCGGTCCGGGGCGTGCTCTCCCACCACATGGTCATCCGGGGCGGGAAGATCGCCAACTACCACCCGTACCCCCCGACCCCGTGGAACGGCAGCGTCCGTGACATCTACGGGACCCCGGGACCCTACGAGGACGCGGTGCAGAACACCCCGATCTTCGAGGAGAACGAGCCCGAGAACTTCAAGGGCATCGACATCATGCGGGCCGTCCGTTCCTTCGACCCCTGCCTGCCGTGCGGGGTGCACATGTACCTCGGCGGGGGCGCGGGCAAAGGCAAGGTCGTCCGCCGGATGCACTCGCCTACCGTCCTGCCCCTGGAGCGCTAG